Part of the Vigna unguiculata cultivar IT97K-499-35 chromosome 3, ASM411807v1, whole genome shotgun sequence genome, TATTCAAAATTGTACATACATTTTAACATtgcttaaatttatttatttcattccaATAAAATCTGGCTTAACTGTTCTACAGTTTATAACACTGCTTAATGCATATTATTAAGGATAATTCCTAGCACATACCTTAATGTGTAAGTTCAATTTGTTTAAGGGAgcaaaatttgcaaaattttatagtgttaaaaaatgaagaaaaaaaatgctaaaCTGTAATTTTAAGGacaacattgacaaataaatgtAATTGGTGGATGAAATGAGTTAAGCCTACCATGTTAAAAAAACTTAagcaatatttttcttttttttatgactGTGTATtgatatcttatattttttctacttaCTACTACCTATTAAGATCAAAACAAacgtttaaaaattttaaataaaatataaagaaaatgcaTATAATTccataaataaaaggaaatcaTAGACATTTGAAATGCTCGCTTGTTGACCACCTCCGAAACGGTGGAGCATAACAAAACTGCACCAAGAAGATAGGGGAACAAAATACTGCAGTAAACTAATCATAACCAGATGGGGAAATAGAGACACACCTCAGCTTCCAAAGATGTTCTAGAATCTGCCTTGACCGCACACAATTGTGAAAACAAAGTAGCCCATTTTACTGCTTTCCGCAACCTACCAATCAAATATATACGTTGACTCGCATTTGGACCATTTGGAAGCTGCCTTTTCTCCATGGCATGACTCCAAGCTCTCTCTGCTGTATACAGAATTAGATGAAGAAACCTGATTTGAAACCATAACACTTCCAATGTTAGAAATAAATGTCCAATTAAAAATGTAGCCACAGattgatttattttctttcttttttccataAATTACAGAAAAACATTCTAAGAACGGCAAGACAAAGAAAAGGTTTAAATGAtggttttgtataaaaatttagGTATTTGTGATGGCTCCACTCATGGACATATCCCATCGGAAGAAGGGGGACAGGGGCGGGATGGGAGGGGGGATGGGAAGTGACAAGGAAGATAGTGGAGAATTTTCCATTAAACTAGATCCTAACAAACATGCCTCGTGGGGCACAGGAGTGTGAATGTGAGTGAAGAGAATATTTTGCAATTACTAGGGTTGCTTGGGTATTTCCTAGTCagttttataataaattcaatTCTTACTGCAGATTGTTTTAGGCTCAGGTAACAACTTGCATATAATCTTAGCAACAGAAAGCTGATAGAGATATCTATGCAATTCAAGAGTGCAACAACCCCAGGGAATTATCAATAGCAATTAAGATAGTAAAGCCTAACAACTAACATCCAATTAGAGCCCTTTTAATATTCTTTGCCTTccataaaaatttcaaatcaacTACAAAAAGGTGCCAAAACTTGTGTCAGGAGAGAAATACCATAAGTGAAGCATACCTTACTTCAGAGACAGTGGATTCAGTTATGGTCCTTTTAGCATATTTGCCACGACCATGGGTAAACTTTAACGACTTATACAACCTCCTCAAACGAGCTGTGCAATACCTCCTACAATGTTGAGCAAAAAAGTAGATTTATTACCAATCTATACATATTTCAGCATCTTAGTTAAGGCAACAGATTGGATAAGTGGTTTTGATAAGGTGATTGCATAACTAAAATGGAAAATCCTCAAATGCTAGAACACTCGAAGTCTAGAGCACCAAGGAGCACAAACCATAAAGGAAAAATGTTCTACACAGCAATCAGGATAAAAGCAAAGATGAAAAATCAACGGACACTGTGTCTCCCAAATGAATCATTCTTAGGGATACAAACAAGGTTTTAAAAAGCATCCGCAACCGGCCACTAAGTCAAGGTCTCTTGACTTACTGTAACAGTAATTGCAGCCGCTTGACGCGTTTACACGAAATGTCAAGGAGCAACGAAACTCCTCCCTCAACTTAAAACCTTTGATACAGATTTATAATACATCTACAGacagaaattaaataaaataaaatgccaTTTGATTGACATCGTGGTAGCAACTACACAAGTACATACCTATAACGAGTGTAATCTCCGTGGCGCAAACCATGCTGCATTTGCGCCGATTTCAACAGCTGCAGCactgataaatttttaaaacaaaaatatcaattacaCCAATCATCAAAGTTCCACTACTAAACGCGGTATTTTCGCTTAATTGGTAAAATAAAGACCGTAGGAACATGAATTGAGCAGCATTGGACAGCGAAGGAAAAGACAAACCGTTAACGGAGAATTTGGGAACGATCTGATCGGAATTATCCGGTTTCGAAACGTCGATTTCCATAGCGGACACTTGGCTCTCCTTGCCCATTGAGTCTTGATTAGTTCAAATGGATCACACAACCAATGAGCAAATGATAGAGAAATAGAATTGAAGGCTCGATCGATTAACAATCACAACGCTGCAACAGATCTTGAAATAAGGATATCTGGAAATGAGACAAACCTGGCTCGCGAGGGTTTTTGGTGTCGTGAAAGGGTTGAGGTTGAAGCAGAGAGGAGCCCCTGCGAACGTTACTTGCATACACTGACAAAAGAAAAGGTTCCGAAATGAACGAAACTGTGGGTGAAGGAAATAAGTGAAGACCGCGGCCAGTTACCAAAAAAGTGTAGTATACCCGTATGTTTAAAAGGGCCGGGCCAGCCAACTCCGGCCCAGTTAGCCTGAGGGACGGTTTGGACCGGTGATTAACCCGAATTTTACTTTCCTAAACTAAAGtagtaataaaagaataataataagaaaatacatatttaaaaaactgTTTAAAGACAATATGTAATATGATCAActcatgataataaaaatacagCGAAAAGGTGTTAAAAATCATTTCTAACATTTAAAGTATTATgctttttacatattttaatatatttattttcttacaatAGTTTGATTAGCTATCTTTgccattttctttctttcttttgtaaattgtaGACATAGGGACAATAGAatcttaaatattataatttaattaatttatgttttaagagTAACCATTATAACGTTTTTTTTACAGTAACGTATTTTTAAACAACTTTGGTATATTTTTGCGTAGAGTGTGCGTAAATAAAAATACAGTGTATGTAATCATTCAACAAATAGTATTGTCCATTGAATTAAGTATGATAATTGTCACAAAAATCATCAAATTAACACTCATAGGTTATGCAATCCTTCAAATTAGTATTTTGCAAATTTTAGTAATTGCATTAATTAACTATCTACTATTTGCAATGTACACTGCAATTTAAAAATGGATGGAACAATCATCTTCCTGGGTACATACATCGGTTTAATGACTTTAATTTTAGTGtaaatatctataaaatttaattttaatatttgatctAATACTATCTTTTATTCAACGGACATAAAATTTGCGTTGAAGTTCTTAGGAATCTTAAGCATGACATGTTTGTAATCTTATGTAATGAAGTTGTTTGTGATTTACAtgtcttttaatatatttgtttgacAAATTATAAATGACGTGGTTTGTAATAAATGTTTGAGGTTTTTGTTAACAAGGATACTTTAATGTATTAATTATCATTGTCATGTTAAAAAATGTGTGCTTAGGATTATAGAATTCcgttaatataaatataaaactgaGTTATGTTAAGGACAATCACAATGGGGAAACACATGTAGTTAGGTTTTGAAATATGGTCATACCAAGTAATTCAAAATCGAAATACTCATAGTCTGACAAATTGGAAGTTGGGTATTATacaaacattaaataataaaaataaagttattagtATAATAAACATTACCGGttgaataatcatttaaaatttaattttataaaaatatgtttttatatattttttaaaaagattattgCTTTTTAAAACATGTACTTTGtagtataatttatttgaatttatttttatagatactaaatttatcatataacttttttttggaTGATATTTTAAGATCAAATTGTATATATCAAGTAAAAATGGATCATGTCCGTTTTAACttaacttattatttattatccttgcataaaattattaatattgcCTTTGCGTATGCACAACTACTGTActagaataaaagaaataacttatcaacaaaatataagaTCCTAActtgttttattaattatagactaaaatttaatttaattttatatctaaaGTAGACATATCAATttggcctacctaacaaaatccTAAATTAGGTTAAAGGCCAAAAACGTtcacatgaaaaaaatgttttattgaaTTCACAAGATCAAAATGTTCATAAAAAGTCATATGTAATAAGATCAGTCatgtatttcttttaaaacatgaaaaaataataatttttcaaaatatattattggacATTCGACCTAGACCGAATCGTCTCGACTTTTTGTTATGGTCAACCTGTTTCGACCATTAGATCGAATTGTCCTATTTTGACCATAGACCAAGATCGACATGTATCGACCTTTAAATTGATCCAACCAATTTCAATACCCGGTCTAATTTGGTTTGTGTCGTCATGTAGCCACCACCAATCCTAATCTTCCACTCGAGCAAGCCTATATTAGAATTCAAGCCTATGTGGCATGTTTCGACCTTCAACCCATAACAATTCATCTTAACCTTCGGCACGAGCTGACTTGTGTTGACCTTCAATTCAAGATGACTTGTCTTGATCTAGCCTGACCTGATTTGTCTCGACTTTTGACTCGAGTTTGTCAATCTCGACCTTCAACTTAGATTGGTTTGTTTTGACCTTTAGCATGAGTTGACTCGTATTAACATTCAATTTGAGCTTGCATGTCTCGACATTAACCTTGGCAGTCTTTCTTGACATTTGATTGTGGTTAACCCCCTCTACCTTGCACGAGCAAACATATATTGTTATTTCGTTTGTGTTGGACTTTAGCTCTAGTCAGCACATCTCAACCTTTATCTTGGTTTGGTCTCGACCTTCGGCCTAACGATCTTGTCATGACCTTTAACTTAGCAGTCTTGTCACGTCTTTTAGCTTGGATGTCTCTGCTTGACCTTTGTCTCAACCCGGTGTCTAGACTAACTTGATTGAACTTTAAATTTGAACGAACTCGACTCAAAATTTGGTTTAGATAAACTCGAGCTAAGCTTCAAATTAGGATGATTTGATTATACCTTTAACTTAGactgaaaagattattttaaaaaattaatacaaatctTATAGTCGAGAAAACTGACCCAACCCactttaatatctattttataggacgactacaaaatatttattatatatttacttctACAAATAAGTCCTTTTATCTCAATATCTCAATTCTATAAATTACCTTTGTTTTTGGCTCTTACAAATATACcattatttagtttaattcttagaaatatattattttaattttagtccTCATAAATATGTAgcctttttatatttttacaaacatgTTACTTTTAGCATTTCAATCCTTATAAATACggtattttgtattttagtttctaataaatgtatataactatgtatatgtatataaccTAACTCGTcgattatattattatagttaatttgACCACTTTACTAACATGATATGTTTACTAACATGATATGCAATGAGGTAACTATCATATCGTTACCATTAAgtatagttaaaattatatttcaatattaatatgaattattttcttataaaaacttgtattttaaaaaaatatgttaaatttgtGTGTTAGTTCATGTTATTTTGTTATCCCACTCTAATTTCAACCCTtgatatttctttattaaataaacaaacggTGGAAAGTTTAGGTGCAGATAGTAGAACCGGAATTGTGAAGTAGGGACCCACGAGAATCAGCAAAGACATGGAAACTCGAATGCTATCTTATCCTGGATAACATTTCAGCTACTTCCTCCACTCTTCGGTCCTTCATGCTCCACGCTGTCACCGCCCGGTAACCTCACACAAACCCAAAATGGCGTTCTCGTCGTCGCTATGGTCTTCCCTCATTGTTCCAAACCCTAACAGAACCACCATTTCCCCTCGATTCTCTCACAAACCGCACAAACTGCCGCTGTCGCCGGCATTTGCCATCCCGCCGCTCTCGACGGCAACCGCGGCCGATGTCGCGGGTGCTATCGACGGGACCACAGTGGCGGTGGTGAGCGGGGGGTTCGTGGCGGCACTGGCGGCGGTGCTGTCGCTGACGGACCCCGAGCGGCGGCGGCAGATGCAGGCGGAGGAGGTGGGGGGAGGAGACAAGGAGGTGGTGAGGGAGTACTTCAACAACTCCGGGTTCCAGCGGTGGAAGAAAATCTACGGCGACACGGACGAGGTGAACCGGGTTCAGCGCGACATTCGGTTGGGACACTCGAAGACCGTAGAGAGCACGCTGAACATGTTGAAGGACGAAGGGTCGCTTCAGGGCGTCACGGTTTGCGACGCCGGTTGTGGGACCGGTTCGCTCTCAATTCCTCTCGCGAAAGAGGGTGCTGTCGTGTACGCCAGTGATATCTCCGCAGCTATGGTTGCTGAAGCTGAGCAACAGGTTACCCTGCATTCCTGTTTTCTTCTTCATGATAACGGCGCTTAGTTTGTTTGATTAGTATTTattcatactttaatattttttatatatgttaattcTGAAGCTGATAATTTAATATCTTAATAGTGTTTCATGTGCACAGCGAAGAATTAAAGGCATTTGTTAACATGACAtggaaatttttcaaaattgataaatatCCAATAAATTAGTGAAATCTGATAAATACCTGTATAGTGGATGTGAATATGGGTATAATACAGGTCCTAGGTACAGACAAAAGCCTTTCTAACTAAGACTTTGAGCACGTGACACGTATAAGGTTCGGGATTGTGCTTTGTGCTCTGTTCTAGCAAACTATTAAAAATTGTAACCTCGAGCTTAGTGTCATGTTTGACTCATTTATGTACTTGAGTTTGATATTAAGCTTAAATTTACCTGTTTGATAACCTAAACGAGCTTGATGAAGGagttaacaaattaaatagtCGATGAACATTAGTAAGATGAATAGCTGAGGTACCCCCTTCCCCCTGATGAACACGTCGGAGAGATGAGGTCAAGTAATAAGCCATTGCTGAAGTAAAACAATGACTTTCCATTTGGTGCAGGCAAAAGAACAACTTGTAGCCAGTGAGAATGGATCCGCCCCTGTGTTGCCAAAGTTTGTAGTGAAGGATTTAGAGAGTTTGGATGGGAAGTATGACACGGTGGTCTGCCTTGATGTTTTGATTCACTACCCTCAAAGTAAAGCTGATGGGATGATCGGCCACCTTGCTTCACTGGCCAACAACCGATTGATTCTGAGTTTTGCTCCGAAGACGTTTTATTATGATATACTAAAGAGGATTGGAGAGTTGTTCCCTGGTCCTTCAAAGGCAACAAGGGCATATCTTCATTCCGAAGCAGATGTTGAAAGAGCATTGAAAAAGGTTGGCTGGACCATAAGGAAGAAAGGCTTAATCACTACTCAATTTTACTTTGCTAGGCTTATTGAGGCTGTTCCTATGTAGTGGGACTGAAAGGTAAGTTTTGTATAATTGGAGGAAAATGTAAGCCATTATATGTTGTGATTTTGTATGCTATTATTCTCCGCATATAATTCTATCATGTATATTTCTTCTTAGTGTAGAAGATGCTGATGAATTGAGGCTATGTTTAGTATATTGTATATCTCAGAGATAAACCCGCAGCAGAAACAAAACCTATGGTAAAATATAGATCCCCCAAGATTCGGTCATGTTTGGTTCTAGTCCTTCCATTTTAAAATAAGTggtttttcagttttttttttctgagataTAGTGGATTTCATCCACTATCCTATCCTTCATTTCAACCTAGCGAGGGAGCAATTCCTCCACATTTCAGAAAATACAAGAATCAAAACcaccatttttaaaatatagggaCTAATACTAACTTTGAACTAAACTTAAGAGACTTAAAACACATTTTACCTAAAATCTATGGATACAGAGTTCACCACACTgtaaccttactaggaaaataAGGACCTGGTCATACAAGGGAGGATGTATCAAGCTTATGAGCTTTCTGCAAACAATGCTTGGTTTGGAGCactacaattataaaaataaataaaaactatactAGTCATATGGAGGCAGCAAAATACGATTGGGTTATCAGATACAGATACCGAAAGCAAACTTTGGGTCAAGATTTGTTCACTTTATAATGGAACCTTGGTATGAGTAGTTTTAATTGACTTTCTTCTTTTGAATCTATTTAGTCACACTTTTTACAGTAGTTATAATTTCAACTCCATGTTTCCAATAACCTTGATAGTTTCACCATGAGTAGTCACACACCAAATTCATAAGCTGCCagtaacattttaaataatgaataaagCCTTACTAGATTGAATCTGCCTTTGATTCTTCCTGACATACACCTTTAATGATTTCCCAACTAAAACTGCTGTTTTGGTACTAAATCAAAACAAAAGACATAACAGAAATCCAATTCATAAATATTACGAATAGAAAGCATAGATTTTGTCATAATAAATACTATTAGAGTCCTAATATCTCTTGCAACAAATTTAGATTGGCTACTCCTCCATCTCATTGTAAAAAACGCATTCCACCATGGATATGTTGAAGAATATGCTTATACAGATATCGTTCCGAGTTAGGTGTCCTCTTCCGGAACTAAGATGGTATGCAAGTCACAGCAAGCATTATGTGGATTGGACTCTGTTTGGAAGATTTAACTCGGCTATGAGAAGGTATGGTTTTGACCAAAGCAATGTAAACCATATTGTATTATTAAAGCTGTGTAGAGCACTGAAAGGTTTGTTTTGTATAGTTAGAGGAATTTCTTCGTGTAAATTGTAAGGAGTTCTGTGTCGTTATTTTATATCCTATTATTCTCCACATATAATTCTATCATGTATATTTCTTCAGTGTAGAAAATGCTGATAAATTGAGGCTATGTTGTTTTCTGGGGGAAAATGGAGTGAAGTGGTTCACTGTAAATTTGTGTGCAGCTGGTGAGTAATTGGTCCATTAGGTTGGTGGAATGGAGGCAAGCTACTCATATGCTGTCCATACAGAAGTAATAACTACTATCACCGAAGGGGAATAGTTAGCTCCTTTATTACATTTtcggtaataataataataataataacaacaaaatcaGAGATGTAAGTCAATTAATTGACATGTTGGAGAAAAATTCAAGTAGAGCACCTTTTTTATTCTGTCTTTAATAGTATCTTAATTGTTGATAGATATCTCATACCACTCTCCTCAGCAAGGACTCGAACCATATCttgcattaatattttaatttatattaaatttactGTAAACGTGTTGGCAAGGACTCGAACCATTTTTCATTAGAGTAGAATATTTATCGGTTTTATTAATGGCTAATTTCACGAAAAAAAAATGGCCTTTATGGAAAAACATAATAACTTAAGTTAAAATTGCAAACTACTTCTGTACTAGTTAGTAGTAATAAGAAAAAGGTAACAGTATTTGCAACAATTCTTACATGCACACATATAACacccatttttatttaatcaattaaaattatttaatgtttgtttttattttgtcttattttcattttagtgAGTATGCAAATAAGAGCAGTTAGATGATATGTGTCCACCTAAGAATAACGGATTTGCAATCTGCATTTAGAGTTAAAAGAATAAACTTTCAACTTCATGAAAACAAATGATCTGAAGAATAATTCTCCCAAAAAGCAAATCGGTAAAAGAAGGTACAATAATGATGATTAAATCTAGTGCAATAATTAGCAGTAATATGCATATCCTTTGTGATGTGAATTCATTTACAGCTTATCAGCAATCTTTGTGAGAGCATCGGTGAGCTTGCCAAGGGCTGCAACTAAGATATCAGTTTGCTGCTTCTGCTGGTTCCTGGCCAATTCATAATTTATGTTCTGAGTTCCAAGATGAGCTTTCAGTATCTCACTGTTTCTCCTAAGCAATTTCGTAACACTGTTGTCGAAATCTGTGTTGTCCTCACTACTGTCCGATGATAACTTTCTCTTGTATCCATGCTTGAATGCAGGTTCCCTCTGAAAGCCTGAACCAAAATACTTTCGTTCAGATTGCAAAAAGCAAAGGTCATTAATTCTGGAGCAAAATTTACTGTAGTTGGACTCTCCATCATTCGATCAATCACCATCGTCCACATAAAATGAGTGATCAAACATAGCATGATTTCGATTGGCTGACCAAGTCAATGTACGACAAATACgcgaaaaaaattatttcaacaaCTACAGCAATATTTTCACGTGCAGTTGATAGTTTCCAATTCACAGCAACAGTTGCATTTAAAGAGCCTTTCAGGGACAAAAAAGTTCTTTGAAAAAGGATTCAAAAATGTGGACCAAACTCTACTATAAACACTAACATTGCATGAAAGTCGAACAAAACTGATAATCATATACTACTCAGCAGAAGTGAATTGGTTTTGGTTTTACAAGGATCATAGTTCCCTTGGCAAGATGGCggttgctgctgctgctgcttctTCTTCTCTGCTTATTAGTTGAAAGCAACAAGAAAAGAATTACTCCATACGAAAAGGGTACACGACAGGTTAATCATTGCAAACTAAAATGGTCAATATTCTGAGCATGAAACAACATAAAAAGGAACATATATTGTAACTCTTCAAATTCACAAACAAAAACGACAGTGTAACATGTTACTTGGTACCTTGAGTAGGCAGTGAGAGTAACGTGGTGTTTCTGAGACTCCCAGTGATCCCTTTCTCCTTGAAACCTGGTGGCACTTTCAAAACACCATTGGCCATATTTGCAGCTACGCTGGTCTCCACATTCTCCTCTTCGGTGCTCCAACTCATTTTCTCACTATCAACGATTGCTTCATCATCCTCCTCCTCATTCTCCTTGCACTGTTCCGGACCCACCACCTCCGCAAAACCATTCTCCACTTTGGGCACCATCTTCACCAGT contains:
- the LOC114179454 gene encoding magnesium protoporphyrin IX methyltransferase, chloroplastic, which produces MAFSSSLWSSLIVPNPNRTTISPRFSHKPHKLPLSPAFAIPPLSTATAADVAGAIDGTTVAVVSGGFVAALAAVLSLTDPERRRQMQAEEVGGGDKEVVREYFNNSGFQRWKKIYGDTDEVNRVQRDIRLGHSKTVESTLNMLKDEGSLQGVTVCDAGCGTGSLSIPLAKEGAVVYASDISAAMVAEAEQQAKEQLVASENGSAPVLPKFVVKDLESLDGKYDTVVCLDVLIHYPQSKADGMIGHLASLANNRLILSFAPKTFYYDILKRIGELFPGPSKATRAYLHSEADVERALKKVGWTIRKKGLITTQFYFARLIEAVPM
- the LOC114174887 gene encoding trihelix transcription factor ASR3-like, whose product is MMAEESAEKICEGVSESPTTTPVGGETPPEGDSKTRRIKATRHPRWTRQETLVLIESKKMVESGEQVCRLRSGSGFIQTDPKWEMVSSFCQQRGVKRGAVQCRKRWGNLLTDFRKIKKWESGVKEESESFWIMRNDVRKEKKLPGFFDSVVYNVLDGGVCTTVAFPLTLVKMVPKVENGFAEVVGPEQCKENEEEDDEAIVDSEKMSWSTEEENVETSVAANMANGVLKVPPGFKEKGITGSLRNTTLLSLPTQGFQREPAFKHGYKRKLSSDSSEDNTDFDNSVTKLLRRNSEILKAHLGTQNINYELARNQQKQQTDILVAALGKLTDALTKIADKL